One genomic window of Roseobacter ponti includes the following:
- a CDS encoding radical SAM protein, whose translation MKDTAQANADKFRDPTTTAGGETRARVALKDPKTLWFNTGTLCNIECVNCYIESSPTNDALVYITRADVEEYLDQIETRGWPVTEIAFTGGEPFMNPDMPGMAEAALMRGYEVLILTNAMRPMMRKKMQAGLLRLNAAYPGKLTLRISVDHYDPLVHDAERGTGALDKTLRGMCWLRDHGIRMAVAGRSVMAQSDVESRAGYAAFFDRHGFDIDAQDPAMTVLFPEMDDSVEVPEITTACWDILGVSPDALMCASSRMVVKRKGAERPAVLACTLLPYAPEFELGATLGEAEGDVALNHPHCAKFCVLGGGSCSA comes from the coding sequence GTGAAAGATACTGCCCAGGCGAATGCGGATAAATTCCGCGACCCGACGACAACTGCCGGCGGTGAGACCCGCGCCAGGGTGGCGCTGAAAGACCCGAAAACCCTTTGGTTCAATACCGGCACGCTGTGCAATATCGAATGTGTGAACTGCTATATCGAGAGCAGTCCGACGAATGATGCGCTGGTCTATATCACCCGCGCCGACGTTGAGGAATATCTCGATCAGATCGAAACGCGCGGCTGGCCGGTCACCGAGATCGCCTTTACGGGCGGCGAGCCTTTTATGAACCCGGACATGCCCGGGATGGCCGAAGCGGCACTGATGCGCGGATATGAGGTGCTGATCCTGACCAATGCCATGCGCCCGATGATGCGCAAAAAGATGCAGGCGGGATTGCTGCGGCTCAACGCTGCCTATCCGGGAAAGCTTACCCTGCGGATCTCCGTCGACCACTATGATCCCCTGGTGCATGACGCAGAACGCGGGACCGGTGCGCTCGACAAGACACTGCGCGGCATGTGCTGGCTGCGCGATCACGGGATCCGCATGGCGGTTGCGGGCCGGTCCGTGATGGCGCAGAGCGATGTGGAAAGCCGCGCGGGATACGCGGCTTTCTTTGATCGCCACGGCTTTGATATTGATGCACAGGACCCGGCGATGACGGTTCTGTTCCCGGAGATGGATGACAGCGTGGAGGTGCCTGAGATCACCACCGCCTGCTGGGACATTCTGGGCGTGTCGCCCGATGCACTGATGTGTGCCTCGTCACGGATGGTGGTGAAACGCAAAGGCGCTGAGCGGCCTGCTGTACTGGCCTGTACGCTGCTGCCCTATGCGCCGGAGTTTGAGCTCGGCGCGACGCTGGGCGAGGCCGAAGGCGATGTGGCGCTTAACCATCCGCATTGTGCGAAGTTCTGCGTGCTCGGTGGTGGCAGCTGCTCGGCCTGA
- a CDS encoding usg protein, translating into MPENETELMLKGYGLTTAEFYYRMPDFTHVLNTFIWQEYDLAPDHPRLFQFVEYWQSEIDGPLHSVRFTHRKMINPGEWRNVTGEFTLH; encoded by the coding sequence ATGCCCGAAAACGAAACCGAACTGATGCTCAAAGGCTACGGGCTTACAACGGCAGAATTCTATTACCGGATGCCCGATTTCACCCATGTGCTGAACACCTTTATCTGGCAGGAATACGATCTGGCCCCGGATCATCCGCGGCTTTTTCAGTTCGTGGAATACTGGCAGTCAGAGATTGACGGACCGCTGCATTCGGTGCGTTTCACCCATCGTAAAATGATCAATCCGGGCGAGTGGCGCAATGTAACAGGTGAATTCACGCTGCACTGA